The Fibrobacterota bacterium sequence CTAAGCCTTTACTTCGATTTCGATCTGGAAGTGATCGCTTCGGCGCGGGCCTTGGGACTGCGCATCGATGAATTGCCCATCCCCACGCGCTATGCCGGCGAGAAATCGTATCTCAATCCGGTGCGATACGGGTTCCGCGTGCTGAGGGTGATGGCCAGGTATCGGCTGGGAAAATACGCCGAAGCCGCCGGCGCTTCCCGGGCTTGACTCTTACCTTAGGTCCCACTGGATAATATCCCATGAAACCTCCCCCCATTCCCGCGGCCTTGTGCGGTAACCACGCTTGGCAACTCGATCGCGTTTACGGGCGCGGCCGCAAGGCCGAACTCGCGGCCGAGACCCTCTTGTTCCCCGAGTACGTGACCACCGCCGATTTCCCGCGCCAGGCGCAAAGCCTGGGCGGCGTGCAGGTCGCGTTTTCGACCTGGGGCATGAACGAGGAATTGGCGCGCATGCTGGCCGGCCTGCCCGACCTGAAAGCCTTCTTCTACGCCGCGGGATCCGTGCGCGCCTTCGCCAAGCCATTATTGGACCGGGGAATCATGGTGGTGAGCGCTTGGGCCGCCAATGCCGTACCGGTTTCGCAGTTCGCCCTGGCCCAGATCCTGCTTTCCCTCAAGGGTTATTTCCGCAACGCGCGCGAGGCCCGCAAGCCCGCCCATCGCGGACGCCTATTGGAAACCGATGCACCCGGCGTGATGGGGGAGACAGTCGCCTTGCTGGGCTGCGGCATGGTGGGCAAGGCCGTAGCGGGCCTGTTACGTCCCTTCCGCGTGGACGTGCTGGCGTACGACCCGTACCTCTCCGAGGGCGACGTCGCGATCTTGGGCGTGCGCCCGGCCGGCCTGGAGGAATGCTTCGCCAAAGCCTACGTTGTCAGCAACCACCTTCCCGATCTTCCCGCCACGCGCGGGCTATTGGCCCGCCCCCTCTTCGCTTCCATGCGGACGGGAGCTACCTTCATCAATACCGGCCGCGGCGCCACCGTGGACGAAGCCGGCCTGGCTTCCGTCCTGGCCGCCCGCCCCGATCTGACCGCCCTTCTCGATGTGACCGATCCCGAGCCGCCCCCCGCCGATTCGCCCTGGCATGCCCTCGAGAACGCCAATCTCACTTCCCACATCGCGGGCTCCAACGGCAACGAGGTCGTGCGCATGGCCGACTATTGCCTGGAGGAATTCCGGGCCTGGCGCGCGGGCCGGCCCCTGCGTTTTCGGGTCACCCGGGAGATGCTGGCGAAAATGGCGTGAGTGAGGACGGAATGATCGTATTGGACGGTTCGCTTGGAGAGGGTGGTGGCCAAATCCTCCGTTCCGCCCTGGCCCTTTCCTTGGCCACCGGAAAGCCCTTCCGCATCCATCGCATCCGCGCCGGCCGGAAGAAGCCGGGCCTGATGCGCCAGCATCTGACCTGCGTGAGGGCCGCGGCCCGGATCAGTTCGGCCAAAGTCACGGGGGCCGAAATCGGATCCCTAGCGCTGGATTTCCGTCCCGGCCCCATGCTTCCGGGCAAGTACGAGTTTTCCGTGGGCAGCGCGGGCAGCTCCACCCTGGTCTTCCAAACCTTGCTGCCGGCCATTATAACCACGGGCCGGTCCTTTGAGTTCAGCTTGGAAGGCGGAACCCATAATCCTGCCGCGCCTAGCCTCGACTTCCTGGAGCGTGTCTACCTTTCCAACCTCAAGGTTATGGGCGTAGAAACCTCCATCGCGGTCACGCGCCGCGGTTTTTTCCCCGCCGGGGGCGGCAAATGGACCGTCGCGGTCCATCCGGCCGAAGCCCTCAAGCCATTGAACCTTCCCGAGCGCGGGCGCCTGTTGGGGCAAACCGCCAAAATGCTCTGGAACAGGATTCCGCTCCAGGAGCCGGAGCGCATGCGCGCGCATATGTCGGAGAAACATGGTTGGAGACAGTCCGATATCGAAACCGAAGCGGCCGTTGATTCGCCCGGACCGGCCAACGTGGTGATGGCGGAGTTGCGCTATGAACATATCACGGAGATGATTACGGCGTTCAATCCCTTCGGAGCTTCCCCGGAAGCGGTATGCGATGGTTTGATGGCGGATGTGCGCCTATACCGGGACAGCGGGGCGGCGGTCGGGAGGCGGCTGGCGGATCAGCTCCTATTGCCTATGGCTTTAGGTGCGGGAGGGATGTTCCGCACCATGCCGCTGAGCTCGCATAGCCTGACCAACATCGAGACGATCGGGAAATTTCTGGAGCGGAAGATTGAAGTCCGGAACCTGGAAGGCGGGTTGACGGAAATCCGGATCCCCTGAAGCCCGGCCCAGGGTCGCGCCGGGTGCTTTTGACCCTCGCTGGCCGCAGCCGGGCAACCCTTAGGTTAGGGGCTCTTAAATTCCGGACCGGCCCTACGGCAGCACCGCCACGTAATCCGGATGTACGATGTTCCACTCCGCATCGTACACGTGGATGCGTTTGGTCGGCGCCCATTCGAAGTTATCCTTGCGTTCCACCAAGGGCCCGCCCACGAAGCTCCACATCAGGATCCCGCCTTCCAGCACCTGGTATTTGATCCCCAGGGGAGCCAGCTTTTCCCCGTACTTCCCGCTGCGATAGCCGATGGTGCAATAGAGCACCAATCGCTTACCGGGAGGAATGCCATGTCGGAATTGGTCGGCGAACTGGTATGTATCGATGGCATGCGGGAGCATGGAGACCTTCCGCTCCGCCGGCTGCCGGACATCCACCAGGATCAGATTGGTATCGTCGATGATGGTTTTCAACTCGGCGGCCTTGATCCAGGGGCCTTGGATGTCCTTATTGGCCTTCAACATGGCCACTCGCAATTTCCCCTCCAGCTTCTCGGAGCGCGAGAGGGCCTGGGCTCCCGGCGCCGACGGCAAAGCCAAGGCCAGCAGCAGGGCTGAAAGGGAAATGCCTCTCGACATCGGCATCAGGGACGAAGCACTTTGAAGGCGTGCATCCAATCGTTGCGCACGAATCCCGGAATGCACCACAGGATGCACAGGGGCTCGATGGCGCGGGCGGCGACCGCCCCGCCCATGTCCTCGGTCTCCCAACCGAACTGCGTCAGGATGGTCCGGGCTTCTTCCTTCGCCCCGGCATCGTTCCCGCAGATGAACATCGACGGCGTAGCCGACAGCTTGGGATTGACCATCAACGTCGCGCCCACGCTGGAGAAGACTTTCACGAACTTCGCCCCCGGAGCCTGTCGTGAAGAACTGAACCATGCCGTCTTTCGGGGGCGCATCGGCGATGGGATTGGTCGCATCCAGCACCGTCTTGCCAATTAGCGCCGAACCGCATTGGGCCACCACGTCGTCCGCCGCGCCGCCTTTGACCGCCAGCACGATGATCTCGCCGAATCGGGCCGCTTCCGCGAAGGTTCCCGTCGCCGCCTTACCGCCCGACTTCTGCTTCCACTCGGCCAACTTGGCCGGTTCCCGCGATCCGCGCATTACGTCGTAGCCATGCTTGAGGAATCCATTGGCCAAGGTTTCGCCCACCATTCCCGATCCCAGCACTCCGATTTTCTTCATGTTCCGGCTCCTTCGCGAGAGAGCAACCAAATTAACCTTTGTCCAAGTCCGTTTCCAGCGTGGTTGATGGATAGCTAGTTTTCACTTCCATGAGCCCCAGGGGAGCGGGAAGACATATCAACAAGCCGGATCCGGATCGGGAAGAGGACATCTTCACGGCCGAGGGCGAAGCCGCCGCGGGCACGCCCGCCGAGGTCCAGCGCCGAAAGGATTCGCCTTTGGCCGCGCGCATGCGGCCGCGCACTCTCGACGAATTCATCGGGCAGGAACATATCCTGGGGCCGGGGCGGTTGCTGCGGCGCGCCATCCAGGCCGATCAACTCAGTTCCATCATCCTCTACGGGCCGCCGGGCACGGGCAAGACCACCTTGGCCCGCATCATCGCCAATACCACCAAGGCCCATTTCATCGCCATCAACGCGGTCTTGGCCGGCGTTAAGGACATCCGCGAGGCCATCGAGGCGGCCAAGGAGACGAGGGCCCTGAGCGGCCGCAAGACCATCCTTTTCGTCGACGAGGTGCATCGTTTCAACAAGGCCCAGCAGGACGCGTTGCTCCCGCACGTGGAGAACGGCACCCTGACCCTTATCGGGGCGACCACGGAAAATCCCTACTTCGAGGTCAACAAAGCCCTGGTCTCGCGCTCGCGCATCTTCCAGCTCCGTCCCCTGGGCGAAGCGGACGTAAGCGCCGTCATCCGCGCCGCCTTGGCCGATCCCGAACGCGGATTCGGGAAGCGCAGGGTGGAGATCGATCCGGAGGCCTTGGCCCATCTGGTGCGGGTCGCCTCGGGGGACGCGCGCAGCGCCCTCAACGCCTTGGAACTGGCGGTGGAAACCACCCCGGCAGGGGATGGGGGTATCATCCAGGTTACTTTGTCGGTGGCCGAGGAGAGCATCCAAAGGCGCGCCGTCCTCTACGACAAGGACGGCGACACCCATTACGACACCATATCCGCCTTCATCAAATCGGTGCGCGGCTCCGATGCCGATGCTTCCCTGTATTGGCTCGCCAAGATGGTATACGCCGGCGAGGACCCCCGTTTCCTGTTCCGCCGCATGCTCATCCTCGCCTCCGAGGACGTCGGCCTCGCCGATCCCAACGCCTTGGCCGTGGTCTCCGCCGCGGCCCAGGCCTTCGACTACGTGGGCCTCCCGGAAGGCCAATTCCATCTGGCCCAAGCCTGCCTATACCTGGCCTCCGCGCCCAAGAGCAACACCACCATGGCCTATTACGATGCGCTGGAATCGGTGCGCCAGGAGCAAGAGGACGAGGTCCCCGATCATCTGAAGGACGCCAGCCGCGACGGGGCCGACTTCGGGCATGGGCAAGGCTACCAGTATCCGCATGCCTTCCGCGATCATTGGGTCGCCCAGCAATACCTGCCGTCCTCCCTGCAGGGCAAGGTCTTCTACCAGCCCAGCGATTCCGGCTACGAGGCCGCCATCCGCGATCGCGTGGCGCGCAACCGCGAGGCGCAAATGGAAGCGGCGGAACGGGAGCGCCAGGAATCCGCGCCGCCGAAAGCCGGGTCCGGATCGGCCGCATCGTCCATGACCGCTCGATCGCGCAGCCCCAAGGCAGGTTCCTGGCTCGACCGGGCCGCGGCCCAAACCGGCGAGACCCTTAAAAAGGTCCGCGACGAAATCTTCCGGCTGGCCGCGGTAAAGCGCGACAGCCTGGTGCTCGATCTCGGCGGAGGCACGGGTTTTCTTACCTGGGAGGCTTGCCGCCGCGCACCGGCCGGGGGCGTGTGGTCCCGCTGCGAAGATGCGGCCCAACGCTCTACTATGGAAGAATGGGCCCGCCATCTGGAGGTGTTGGCGCGCCCAGAGCTGGTAACCGCGAGCCTGTCCGACCTGCCTAAAGCCCTGGCCGCCGTCGCCGAGCCTCCGCGCTTCGACGCTTGGGTCGGCCTGGAAATCCTTCGCTTACTTCCCGATCCGCAAGCGTGGCTCGCGGCCATGTCTCCCTTCGCGGCCCCGGGCGCCCGTCTGGTCTGGGCCGAGCCTAATCCCGGACGATCCCAAAGCTTAGGGGCCTATTTACCGCCCGCGCGCGTGGGCCCATCCTTGTCGGCCAAGCTCGTGGAGATAGAAACGGCCTGGCGGGCGCGCCTG is a genomic window containing:
- a CDS encoding RNA 3'-terminal phosphate cyclase, whose translation is MIVLDGSLGEGGGQILRSALALSLATGKPFRIHRIRAGRKKPGLMRQHLTCVRAAARISSAKVTGAEIGSLALDFRPGPMLPGKYEFSVGSAGSSTLVFQTLLPAIITTGRSFEFSLEGGTHNPAAPSLDFLERVYLSNLKVMGVETSIAVTRRGFFPAGGGKWTVAVHPAEALKPLNLPERGRLLGQTAKMLWNRIPLQEPERMRAHMSEKHGWRQSDIETEAAVDSPGPANVVMAELRYEHITEMITAFNPFGASPEAVCDGLMADVRLYRDSGAAVGRRLADQLLLPMALGAGGMFRTMPLSSHSLTNIETIGKFLERKIEVRNLEGGLTEIRIP
- a CDS encoding rhodanese-like domain-containing protein gives rise to the protein MSRGISLSALLLALALPSAPGAQALSRSEKLEGKLRVAMLKANKDIQGPWIKAAELKTIIDDTNLILVDVRQPAERKVSMLPHAIDTYQFADQFRHGIPPGKRLVLYCTIGYRSGKYGEKLAPLGIKYQVLEGGILMWSFVGGPLVERKDNFEWAPTKRIHVYDAEWNIVHPDYVAVLP
- a CDS encoding hydroxyacid dehydrogenase; the encoded protein is MKPPPIPAALCGNHAWQLDRVYGRGRKAELAAETLLFPEYVTTADFPRQAQSLGGVQVAFSTWGMNEELARMLAGLPDLKAFFYAAGSVRAFAKPLLDRGIMVVSAWAANAVPVSQFALAQILLSLKGYFRNAREARKPAHRGRLLETDAPGVMGETVALLGCGMVGKAVAGLLRPFRVDVLAYDPYLSEGDVAILGVRPAGLEECFAKAYVVSNHLPDLPATRGLLARPLFASMRTGATFINTGRGATVDEAGLASVLAARPDLTALLDVTDPEPPPADSPWHALENANLTSHIAGSNGNEVVRMADYCLEEFRAWRAGRPLRFRVTREMLAKMA
- a CDS encoding AAA family ATPase, whose amino-acid sequence is MSPRGAGRHINKPDPDREEDIFTAEGEAAAGTPAEVQRRKDSPLAARMRPRTLDEFIGQEHILGPGRLLRRAIQADQLSSIILYGPPGTGKTTLARIIANTTKAHFIAINAVLAGVKDIREAIEAAKETRALSGRKTILFVDEVHRFNKAQQDALLPHVENGTLTLIGATTENPYFEVNKALVSRSRIFQLRPLGEADVSAVIRAALADPERGFGKRRVEIDPEALAHLVRVASGDARSALNALELAVETTPAGDGGIIQVTLSVAEESIQRRAVLYDKDGDTHYDTISAFIKSVRGSDADASLYWLAKMVYAGEDPRFLFRRMLILASEDVGLADPNALAVVSAAAQAFDYVGLPEGQFHLAQACLYLASAPKSNTTMAYYDALESVRQEQEDEVPDHLKDASRDGADFGHGQGYQYPHAFRDHWVAQQYLPSSLQGKVFYQPSDSGYEAAIRDRVARNREAQMEAAERERQESAPPKAGSGSAASSMTARSRSPKAGSWLDRAAAQTGETLKKVRDEIFRLAAVKRDSLVLDLGGGTGFLTWEACRRAPAGGVWSRCEDAAQRSTMEEWARHLEVLARPELVTASLSDLPKALAAVAEPPRFDAWVGLEILRLLPDPQAWLAAMSPFAAPGARLVWAEPNPGRSQSLGAYLPPARVGPSLSAKLVEIETAWRARLPSSPLEAVKSAWAGPANASLAQRDISALRHFTPSQIRTWFPEAGRRPESLLAAFAQALTPSEKSQIEGALADVFQGSGAEWRQGYDFLIIVFPERP